GACGCAAATACGGACGAGGGATACACCTCCTGAGGCGGGGCAAAATCGGAAAAATCCGGGCGAATCCATTTGGCAATAGAAACGGCTTCGCCGGCCGCCATGCGTATATCAAATAACAGCGCGCGTTCTATATCAATCGTTTCACCGCAAATGGTCGTCATTTCCCGCAACAACGTATCGGCTGTACCGTCCGAATTCATAATCGATGTCGCCATACGATTGAGTGCACGGGCGTAGCGTAGTTGCTCACGGATATGGTTTTCATATTTACGACGGCTTCGGTTATCGCGTCCGATACATACGATGACCGGCGTTCCCGATGACACGGCCTTACTTGTGCGCACATCAAAGGGAATCGCTTCACCGTTTAGGTGAATAAAATCCATTTCGCGCGACGCGGCGCCGTTTTCATGGCCTGTGCCACCGGTGAGGTACGATATCGCGTCATAATCCGCATTACCGGGTAAAATCGAACTGATCATTTTCCCGGCCAATGCGCCTTGCGCATATCCGAGATTTTGTTCTACGGCCGGATTAGCATAGATGATGTAGCCGTTGTTCTCAAACAACAAAACCATATCCTGGGATGTCTCGGCGAGCGTGCGGTATTTTTGCTCACTGTGAAGCAACGCTTCCTCGGCGTTATGCCGTTCGGTGACATCTTTAAAATTAACGACGATCGCCTGAACTTCCGGCGCCTGAAGTAAATTAGTAAACGTACTTTCGATCCATTTCCATGACCCGTCTTTATGCTTGAAGCGATACATCGCCCGTGCGTCAATATCCGGATTTTCGATCACGGATAAGATAAGCTGTACGACACGCTCGACATCATCCGGATGGGTCATTGCGGCGGGATCCAGATCGGACAACTCCGACATTTCGTATCCGAACATGCGCGCCGAAGAAGGACTGATGTATTGAAATTTTCCTTCGACATTGATCAATACCACACCGTCCGGTGCACGTTCGATGAGGGCCTGAAAATGTTTCTCTACGCGACGGCGCTCCGAAATATCCCTTACTATACCCTGAATACGTCCGTCATCAAGCATTTTGGCGCTGATTTCAACTTCGACATGTGTCCCGTCTTTGCGGACTAAACGCCGATGCGATAAAATTGATTGACCCTTTTCCAATTGTCTGATTTTGAGCGGTTGGCGGATTAATTCTTCCGCATCCAACAAACCGTAAAAAGGTTTCTTCAACAATTCGTTTACAGTATATCCCATTAAACGGCAACCGGCGGGATTGACATCTTCGATTTGTCCGTCACGGGTAGCTACAAAAATACCGTCCGCGGCCTGATCAATCAACGTACGATACCGCTTTTCACTGGCACGCAACGAATCTTCCGCCGTTTGACGTACCATCTGTGATAACAAACGATCTATCGTCGCCGACATATGACTCGCTAAAGTCGTGAGATATTGAAGGGCGGATTCATCCGGCACACGCACCCCTTCATCATCATAGGTTCCCATACCGATGGATGCTAAGCGCCCTTCGGAAAGATGAACCGGTATATTTACGATCGTACGCACCCCGGTAGATTGTACGATTTTTTTATTGGTTCGTACATCCTCCGCCGCATCGGGAATAACCACCGCACCCGCTCCCCGAGCCACTGCACTAAGCATCGCATCATTTTTGATATCAAGGCGTTTAGGTGCAAACGGTCTTGACATGCCGGCCTCGGCCAATACTTCTGCTTCAGAGCGATCATTCGAAAAAACGTACACCCATAATCTCTGATATCCCACCAGGCGTTGCACTTCGTTTAATGCTGCCTGAGCCGCTTCATCGAAACCCGCGACACGCTCCAGCTGACGCGCTAATCGCAAAAGTGATTCCGCCTGTGATTCTTTTTGCCTGAGCGCCAGCTCGGCCAGTTTACGTTCGGTAATATCGCGATTGCTTCCCCGAATACCTCGAAAAACGCCGGTGGCGTCGGAAATAGGCTGACAGACATGGCCAATCCATTTGATAGTGCCGTCTTTACAGACAATACGAAAATCCAGATTACCCGGTAAACGCCGCTGCTGAATATCTTGCTGGTGAGCTAAAAAAGCCGCGCGGTCTTCGGCATATACGATGCGTTGCAGAAAATCACGATCCGTCGTAAAAGAAACCGGCGAATATCCCGTGATACGCTCGCACGACGGCGAACTGTAAATGTAGGATCCGTCCGTATCCAGCCAAAACTCCCAATCAAATGTATTATCCGCGATGATCTGATATTTGATTTCGTTTTGCTTTAATTGATTTTGTGCTTGCCGCGTTTCGTTTTCCGAACGAATTTTTCCGCTGATATCTTTCCAAATGCCGATAAAATGCGTTATCTCTCCGTTTTCGTCACGGACCGGAGATATCGTATGCTCGACGGGTATGATGCTGCCGTCTTTTCGGCGATTATATTGAATATTTCGAAATACGCTCCCCGATAAAATTTTTTCCCACATTCCGGTATAAAAAGCCTGCTCATGGTAACCGGATTTTAATATTCGCGGATTCTTTCCCAGTACTTCATCACGCCCGTATCCGGAATTTTTTTCAAACCCACCATTCACATAGAGAATATTACCATCTTTATCGGTTATGATAACAGCGTCATCCGTTGACTCCACCGCTCTTAAGAATAAATCCGATGCAATGGAATTATCATATTGCTTCGGCCAGTGTGATGTCGGCGATAGAAACGATAGAACATTTTTTTTAGTAAAAGGAAGAGGGATAACTTCATCCGACTTCAGCACACCCTCTTTCACGAGCCGTTTTCCTTGGGCCGCAGGCAAAGCAAACCCAACACGCAAATTCGCCGCGTGCATCATTTTCTTTTTTAAGACAAGCGCAGAAGCTATTCCACGGTAGGTTGTAGTTAGGATGGCCGATGAAGGTCGGATTTGTGTGACTTTACGCAGCGCATTCCGATCGGTTACAGAGACAACCTCCCGTTGCGTGAGGGCGGCCAAAGCGGACGCCTGCGTCGTGCTGCCCAATAATA
This genomic interval from bacterium contains the following:
- a CDS encoding PAS domain S-box protein, with product MNKAGKSHTQIVLLLGSTTQASALAALTQREVVSVTDRNALRKVTQIRPSSAILTTTYRGIASALVLKKKMMHAANLRVGFALPAAQGKRLVKEGVLKSDEVIPLPFTKKNVLSFLSPTSHWPKQYDNSIASDLFLRAVESTDDAVIITDKDGNILYVNGGFEKNSGYGRDEVLGKNPRILKSGYHEQAFYTGMWEKILSGSVFRNIQYNRRKDGSIIPVEHTISPVRDENGEITHFIGIWKDISGKIRSENETRQAQNQLKQNEIKYQIIADNTFDWEFWLDTDGSYIYSSPSCERITGYSPVSFTTDRDFLQRIVYAEDRAAFLAHQQDIQQRRLPGNLDFRIVCKDGTIKWIGHVCQPISDATGVFRGIRGSNRDITERKLAELALRQKESQAESLLRLARQLERVAGFDEAAQAALNEVQRLVGYQRLWVYVFSNDRSEAEVLAEAGMSRPFAPKRLDIKNDAMLSAVARGAGAVVIPDAAEDVRTNKKIVQSTGVRTIVNIPVHLSEGRLASIGMGTYDDEGVRVPDESALQYLTTLASHMSATIDRLLSQMVRQTAEDSLRASEKRYRTLIDQAADGIFVATRDGQIEDVNPAGCRLMGYTVNELLKKPFYGLLDAEELIRQPLKIRQLEKGQSILSHRRLVRKDGTHVEVEISAKMLDDGRIQGIVRDISERRRVEKHFQALIERAPDGVVLINVEGKFQYISPSSARMFGYEMSELSDLDPAAMTHPDDVERVVQLILSVIENPDIDARAMYRFKHKDGSWKWIESTFTNLLQAPEVQAIVVNFKDVTERHNAEEALLHSEQKYRTLAETSQDMVLLFENNGYIIYANPAVEQNLGYAQGALAGKMISSILPGNADYDAISYLTGGTGHENGAASREMDFIHLNGEAIPFDVRTSKAVSSGTPVIVCIGRDNRSRRKYENHIREQLRYARALNRMATSIMNSDGTADTLLREMTTICGETIDIERALLFDIRMAAGEAVSIAKWIRPDFSDFAPPQEVYPSSVFASSISRLHSTRTCITSTVDAPHACFVEEGSAEILHRVMKVQSLLWYPFSFREDGFFLLVVNDMIRPRQWQEEELNFLDSVSREIELALLKHRLSSEREQAEVKLSETLREFETLVEAIPDAVLFKDGNGRWLIANPAVLKLFELTAYPWYGKTDRQLAEAFPALRSLYEGCIGTDELAWQTGQRYQTIEIIEKPGGDLLHYDTTKIPLLQENGTRLGLVVIGRDITFHKKANEIIQEQAMILDNARDAIFMTDPDGRIVYWNSQCETLYGWEKTNVIGHQATEVLGHTRATDAVVRSLFSGNEAWSGEIEHYTRDGRSVIVECRKSPVRDADSAVKSFLYIETDVTERKRLEKQYFRAQRMESIGRMASGIAHDLNNILSPILMAVQMFKSKLSDDTSQRLIVMLESNIERAADLMRKLLMFSRGAEGAHHAVDAKKTIEEIERILVSTFPKNIRIACNVAKGLYPITADSTQLHQVFLNLCVNARDAMPSGGDLTIHVENVIFDEAYVYKEHQAKPGPYVLFTVTDTGLGIPSDIIDHIFDPFFTTKDLEHGTGLGLSTVAAIIKGHGGFVSVYSEVGKGTQFKIYIPASAGFHTESVESRVPESLWGRGELILIVDDEPAIRKILGTILTHHGYQIVEAEDGGKAMTVFAAQMASIRAVITDISMPHMDGHAFIRMLRSIREDIPIIAMSGLPENEKSIQKNGFKVQAFLMKPYRAEKILQTLNDVLAPLRSGEQS